The proteins below come from a single Procambarus clarkii isolate CNS0578487 chromosome 26, FALCON_Pclarkii_2.0, whole genome shotgun sequence genomic window:
- the LOC123756909 gene encoding uncharacterized protein: MAMAGGSLRMFPRLHPHLSPHPEHYLDSQPLDFSTKKEKLSPTNFGSDHSDDSDRCSLTEGGLGMVANLVHDRKLWSRSSESGVSVSSNSPERPGSPRSNCGSPMAFNPVRHPHYQPVHHMSPTSHLAHSQLAPHIPASINSALFAQLHANPLLFSTLQSAIAKSKMAHPFGPYLHQPNPSPTSKDFTPARPGCPSPSASSSLGMSGLEGSGLGSGSFCAGGPSAKPKVQVPTNLSPNILGGYDGLGGLGGGMGYGLGGSTTSMINGELNFAVESNDAYSRFREQMLAQVTAAKCRRSTVGRKPSHNNSVDVPMTFRDKSEDNDSRSDGNIDVCGLNSEGGVVECEGGGPPTDGDGDGDDSGDMMTCSSVASNGKRRNRQNGDCVKDDAYWERRRKNNEAAKRSRDARRAKEDEIAIRAAFLEQENLKLRVEVASLKTETSKLRCLLYNS; this comes from the coding sequence ATGGCTATGGCTGGGGGCAGTCTGAGAATGTTCCCGCGTCTCCACCCGCACCTCTCGCCCCATCCCGAGCACTATTTGGACTCTCAACCTCTTGACTTTTCCACAAAGAAGGAAAAGCTGTCGCCAACTAATTTCGGCAGCGACCACAGCGACGACAGCGACCGCTGCAGCCTAACAGAAGGCGGCCTGGGAATGGTTGCCAACCTGGTTCACGACCGCAAGTTGTGGTCGCGGTCTTCAGAATCCGGCGTCTCCGTCAGTAGTAACTCTCCCGAACGTCCCGGGTCACCTAGGTCCAACTGTGGCTCACCTATGGCCTTCAATCCTGTCCGCCATCCTCACTACCAACCAGTCCACCacatgtctcccacctcccacctcgCCCACTCTCAACTCGCCCCGCACATCCCAGCCTCAATCAACTCTGCCCTCTTCGCCCAGCTACACGCTAACCCGCTTCTCTTCTCCACCCTCCAGTCAGCAATTGCCAAATCTAAGATGGCACATCCCTTCGGGCCATACCTACATCAGCCCAATCCATCCCCAACGTCCAAGGACTTTACTCCAGCCCGACCTGGCTGTCCCTCCCCTAGCGCGTCCAGCAGTCTGGGTATGAGCGGCCTGGAGGGAAGTGGGCTTGGGTCAggaagcttctgtgctggcggtCCCTCTGCGAAACCCAAAGTTCAGGTTCCAACGAACTTATCGCCGAACATTTTGGGAGGATATGACGGGCTAGGAGGGCTGGGAGGCGGGATGGGTTACGGTCTGGgcggcagcaccaccagcatgatAAACGGGGAGCTGAACTTCGCTGTGGAGAGCAACGACGCTTATTCCAGGTTCAGGGAGCAGATGCTGGCGCAGGTGACAGCCGCCAAATGTCGGCGCTCCACAGTTGGTCGCAAACCCTCTCACAACAATAGTGTCGACGTCCCCATGACCTTCAGGGATAAGAGCGAGGACAACGACTCCAGGAGTGATGGAAATATTGACGTGTGTGGACTAAACAGCGAAGGCGGGGttgtggagtgtgagggaggagggccGCCCACGGATGGCGACGGTGACGGTGACGACAGCGGTGACATGATGACCTGCTCTTCAGTGGCCTCCAACGGCAAGAGACGCAACAGACAAAACGGCGACTGCGTCAAGGACGACGCCTACTGGGAGAGGCGGAGGAAAAACAACGAGGCCGCCAAGCGCTCAAGGGATGCCCGGAGAGCAAAAGAAGATGAAATCGCCATCCGCGCCGCTTTCCTCGAGCAGGAGAACCTTAAGCTGAGAGTAGAGGTCGCCTCGCTGAAGACTGAGACGTCTAAGCTGAGATGCTTATTGTATAACAGCTGA